The Sulfurospirillum diekertiae genomic sequence GCTCTAGTGTTGATTTCGTATACTCAGCCTCACTAATCCAACCTAGTGCATACATACGATTGACAACCTGATTGGCACGGCTCAATGAAAGGTCCATATGCTTTGTTGGGTCATATGAACTAGGGGCTTTAGGCAAACCTACAAGAATAGCGATTTCCTTTAGAGTCAGTGCATCAAGTGTTTTATTGAAATAACCATGTGCTGCTGTTTTAACACCATAATAGCCATGCCCAAAATAGACATGATTAAAGTAACGCTCCAAAATCTGCTCTTTCGTTAAAGAAGATTCTACCGTATAAGCAAGAATAGCTTCATTCACTTTTCGCGTTAATGTTTTTTGACGGCTAAGAACAGTATTTTTAATCAGCTGTTGTGTGATGGTACTTGCACCTTCGACCATTTTCATGGCATGAATGTCTTTTACAAGTGCTCTAAAAATAGCCTCAAGATTAATACCACTATGCTCAAAAAATGAGGTATCTTCAGTGGCAACCAATGCTTCAATCAAGCGAGGAGGAATATTTTTATAATCCACATACAACCTATTTTCATCATCAAAAAGGTTGGCAATGAGTTCACCATTTCTATCATAAATCTGTGTGGTTAATTTTGGTGTATAATCAATAATTTTATAGGCATCAAACCTGATTTGTGCGTATAAAAAAATAAGTGCCATCAATCCTGCAAATGCGATCATCGTAAAAATTGTTACAATATATTTCACGTTCTAAAACTCCTTTGTCTAAATCCAGACTCTAAAAGTTGCTTCGTATACGCCTCTTTTGGGTCATGTAAAATATTTTTGGTCAAACCTCTCTCAACGATTTTTCCTTGCTGGATAATGCCAACATCATCACATAAATGCTCAATGGTACTAATATCGTGTGTTACAAAGAGTAGATCAAATTCACACTCTTTTTGAAGCCTAGAGATCAATTCCAAAACCGTTGTTTTACTCTCTTCATCCAGTGCCGTTGTCGGCTCATCTAAAAGTAGAAGTCTCGGTTTTAGTGACAGAGCCATAGCAATAATAAGACGCTGTAATTGTCCACCGCTAAGTTCAGAGGGAAAACGATCTAAAAAGGCAACGTCTAGTTCTACCATTTTCAAGTATTTTTCTGCAATTTCTTCACTTGCCATAAACTGTTGGCTAATTTTTGTCAAAGGAGAGAGTGCTGTAAAAGGATTTTGCGGCACAAAAGCAATACTTTCGCCTCGATGCAGTTCATAAGAAGCATTATACTCAAGCGATGCATCCAATTCTTGAGGTAACATCCC encodes the following:
- a CDS encoding ATP-binding cassette domain-containing protein, with protein sequence MSFTCKQLIIKSNVKTLLDMSFSFEKSFALIGESGSGKSLTLKALLGMLPQELDASLEYNASYELHRGESIAFVPQNPFTALSPLTKISQQFMASEEIAEKYLKMVELDVAFLDRFPSELSGGQLQRLIIAMALSLKPRLLLLDEPTTALDEESKTTVLELISRLQKECEFDLLFVTHDISTIEHLCDDVGIIQQGKIVERGLTKNILHDPKEAYTKQLLESGFRQRSFRT